In Methanothermobacter tenebrarum, the sequence ATCTGCCCATCCGGTAGGCTCGTATTATGGTCCAAGGAGAAGGGAACAGCCTATGAAAAAGAATTTGAGAAATCCATTGTTGTAATACATGATAAACAGAAAAAATGTGAAGGTCCACTATGGGTTAGGGGTGGTATACCTATAGAATCCAGTGATGGTTACGAGTATGAGATCCGGAATAGGGTGACCCTATGCCGTTGCGGATTATCAGAGAACAAACCATTCTGTGATGGCAGCCACTGGATGACCAGCCAAGAAAAGGCAGCATTCAAGAAAAAATGGGGAATAATAAAAAATGGGAGGAGTGAACTACCCCTCCCTGATGGGAGGGGCTTCCTGCTTCAACGACGGGACTTACCCAGCTAAAGCAGGGGGTGCTGAGTAGAGGTCTCATCTCCACAGGCGTGAATTCGGGTCGTCCCAAACCCTACCTATCCCACCCTGCAATTTTACAGGGCTATGGATGAGGACACCGCATCCCAACCTCCTACCAGGAGGTAAACACAATTTGAAACGTATATAAAACTTTCCGGCTTTCATCCCCATACGGGGAGTTCCCGCCGGTAAAGTTAAAGTGGTACGACATTCCCCCCATAGACTTCGTTTATAACTTCACCTAGTCCAACATATATGGCACTTGCACCTGTGAATATGCCCTCATATCCTGCTATCATTGTTACAAGTTTGGATCCTGTTAGTTCACCGATGGTAAGTAGGAAGAATAATATCGCAAGGCTTATGAATATCACCTGAAGACCCCTGCTTAACCTTAAGGTTGCTATAAACATTAGCAGGGTAAATAGTCCCCACATGAATAGGTATGCTGCCAGTGACGCTGGATCAGCGGCCTGAACTGGTGTACCCACAGTTTTAAAGATGGTCACCTGTGGCACCATTAATAGGAACACTAGTGACCACCAGAACAGTCCATAGGATCCGAAGGCGAGTGTCGCGAAGGTGTTACCCTTCTTATATTCCATTGCACATGCTAGTATCTGGGCTATCCCACCATAGGCAAAACCCATGGCGAGTATCATGCTCGTTATGGGTATTAGCCCAGCATTATGCACATTTAATAGGACGGTCGTCATCCCGAAGCCCAGCAGTCCTAGGGGGGCCGGGTTCGCTGTTTTATCAACTATAGTCACGGTTTCTTGTCCCATATCCATTCACCTTATTCTTCTAATGTGGAGGTGTCTCCTAGTTCTAGTCCTTCTTCTTTGGCTCGGAGTATCCTCCTCATTATCTTACCACTCCTAGTTTTTGGGAGTTTATCAACTTGGACCATTTCTCCGATAACCGCTACTGGTCCTAGTTCGTGTCTTACATGTTTTTTAAGATCCCCTATCAATGCAGTGTTTAGATTATAGCCTTCTTTGAGTATGAGGAAGGCTTTGATAACCTCCCCCTTGATGGGGTCTGATTTCCCTATTACGGCTGCTTCAGCAACTGCTGGGTGGGATACAAAGGCTGATTCGACTTCTGCAGTCCCTACCCTGTGCCCTGCTATGTTTAACACGTCATCTGATCGTCCTTGTATCCATATGTATCCGTCTTCGTCCATGTGGGCCATGTCACCTGTTGTATACACGCCTCCTGGTATGTTTTCCCAGTAGGTTTCGATATAACGTTTCTCATCCTTGTAGAGGGTTCTTAGCATGGCGGGCCATGGTGTTTTGATTACGAGGTGGCCTCCTTTTCCTGGGGGTACTGGTTTTCCGTCTTTGTCAACGACTTCTGCTTCGATTCCTGGGAGTGGTTTGGTGACTGATCCTGGTTTTAGTGGTGTTACTGGCAGTGGCGATACTAGGTGCATTCCTGTTTCGGTCTGCCACCAGGTGTCCATTATTGGACATCTTTCTCTGCCGATGTTCTTGTAGTACCATATCCATGCTTCTGGGTTTATTGGTTCTCCAACGCTTCCTAATATTTTGAGGCTGGAAAGGTCGTATAGTCTGGGGTATTTGTCTCCGAATCTCATTAGGTGTCTTATTGCCGTGGGTGCTGTGTAGAATTTTGTTATTCCATGTTCTTCTATTATCCTCCACCATACTCCTGGGTCTGGATAGTCTGGGGCGCCTTCATATACTACTGTTGTTGTGCCTACGAGTAGTGGCCCGTATACGATGTAGCTGTGGCCTGTTATCCATCCTATGTCTGCTGTGCACCAGAATATGTCGTCGTCGTGTATGTCGAATACCATTTTTGTGGTGGTTGAAGTTCCTACCATGTAGCCTCCAGTGGTGTGGACTACGCCCTTAGGTTTGCCTGTTGTACCTGATGTGTAGAGTATGAATAGTGGGTCTTCGGCGTCCATTATCTCTGGTTCGCATTTGTCGTCTTCTCCTTCGATTATACTATCGAATAGGACTTCCTTCCCGCTTATGTCTGATAGTTCTATTGGTATTCCTGTGTGTTCTAGGATGACTGTTGTTTGGACTGTTGGGCAGCGTAGGACTGCTTCGTCAACTATTTTTTTAAGTTCGATGACCTTTCCTCTTCTGTAGGTTCCATCTGCTGTGACTATTATCTTGGCTTTTGCATCGTTTACTCTCTCTACTAGTGCTCCTACGCTGAGGCCTGAGTAAATTACTGTGTGGGGTGCTCCGATTTTTGCACAGGCTAACATTGTTATGACTGCTTCTGGGCACATTGGCATGTATAGTGCGACGACGTCTCCTTTTTTTATTCCTAGGCTTTTGAGTGCGTTGGCCATTTTGTTTACTTGGCGGTATAGTTCGTAGTATGTTAGTTTTTCTTCGTCTCCTCTTTCGTTTACGTAGAGTATTGCGACTTGGTTTCTTTTTGAGGTGTGTATCCAGCGGTCTACAGCGTTGTAGGTCATGTTTATTTTGCCGTTGGTGAACCATTTGTAGAATGGTTTGTTGCTGCCATCTAAGACTTTGTCCCATTTTTGGAACCATTCGAGTTCTTTGGCCTTTTCCGCCCAGTATTTTTCTATGTTTTTTCCTTTTTCTAACTCTGCCTCCCAGTTTTTTATGTGGGCTTCTTCCACGATTTTGTAGTTGGGTTTGAAGACCCTTTTTTCTTCTAGGAGAACAGTGGTATCCTCGGACATTTTTTTGCCACCATTTTGTTTTTTCATTGTTTTTTTAGGGTGCACCCACTATATAAACTTTACTGATTAATCATGATAAATATGATTTTTTAAAAAAATAATATTACATTGGTGGCATTCCACCCATACCCTCCATTCCACCTCCCTCAGATTCCTTCTTTGAAACTTCAAAACCCTTTGCGGCTATCATGTCATCGATTCTTAGTATCATCTCTGCTGCTTCTGCGGCTGATTGTATGGCCTGTCTTTTGACTCTGTGTGGTTCTAGCACTCCTGCCTCTTTCATGTCAACTACTTCACCCTTGAAAACATCTAAACCCATGTATGGTGACTCTTCATGGGCTGCTCTTAAATCTACGAGAGTGTCAATACTGTCAAGACCGGCATTCTCAGCCAAAGTCTTAGGAACAACCTCAAGAGCCTCTGCAAAAGCAGCAACAGCCAGCTGCTCCCTACCACTAATAGACTCACTATAATCCTTAAGTCTTTTAGCAATCTCAACCTCAGGAGCCCCACCACCAGCAACAACCTTCTCATCCTCAACAGTCGCTGAAACAACACCAATAGCATCTTCGATGGCTCTTTCCACTTCCTCAGCGACCTGTCTTGTACTGCCCCTTAGGATTATGGATAATGCCTTAGGATCCCTACAATCCTCTACAAAAGTTAAAAGCTCGTCAAAGATTTTCTTTTCATATACTACACCTGCTTCCCCAAGATCCTCCTCTGTAAGATCCTCGATGTTAGTTACGAGTCTAGCGCCGGTGGCCCTTTCAAGACGTTGCATGTCTGATTTTCTAACCCTTTTGAGGGCGTATATGCCTTCACGTGAAAGGTAATGGAGTGCAAGATCATCAATACCCTTCTGACAGAATAATACATTAGCCCCTGAATCTATGATCTTTTGGACCATTTCTTTTATCATTTGTTCTTCTTGTTCGATGAAGGCTTGCATCTGTGAGGGATCTGTTAACCGTATCTTCGCATCTGTTTCAAGTTCCTTAACCTCTATCGGATATTTTAAGAGTGCTATCTTGGCGTTTTCAACACGTTTTGGCATTGCATGGTCTGCTCTTCCCTTGTCAATTGCTATCCCATTGACTATCATGGAATCGTCAATTGATCCGCCGAGTATTCTATGGATGTTTATGTTGTCCTTGTCTATCTCACCATTATCTTCAACCTGGAGTATTGCATCTACGACCAACTCTGCTAATGATTCCCTTGCCTTTTCAGCTCCTTTTCCTGTCATTGCCGTCATGGCAACTTTTAGTAATGTGCCACGGTCCCTCGCATTTATTGCTATGGAGTCCAGGATTTCCTGGGCTTTTTTAGCTGCTTCCCTGTAGCCTTGCACTATTATTGTTGGATGCACACCCATTTCCAGGAGTTCTTCCGCCTTTTTGAGAAGTTCTCCAGTTATTATGACAGCTGTTGTTGTCCCGTCTCCTACTTCGTCTTCTTGGGTTTTGGCAACTTCTACCAGCATTTTAGCGGCTGGATGGGCTATGTCCATCTCCTTTAGGATTGTGACACCATCATTTGTCACTACTATATCCCCTAGGGAGTCTACGAGCATTTTATCCATTCCCTTAGGGCCTAGGGTTGTTCTAATGGTCTCTGCGAGTATCCTGCCTGCTATTATGTTCATCCTCTGGGCTTCTTTTCCCACATATCTTGTAGTTCCTTTTGGTAGTATTAGTATTGGTTGTGAACCAGTTAACTGTGCCATGTGATCACCTCAAAATATTTGCAATTATCCATGGGTTAGGGGTTCTATAAATATTTTACCCACCCGGTATGATTTTCGGTATGAATGTCTGGCAAAAATCGGGCCTTTTTCTTTTCATCTCCTCTACTATCTTATTGGTTATCTCCTTCTCAAGATCTTTTGTCTTCTCAGATTCAACAGCAAATGATTCACCATCCATATAAACCCTCAGGACCTCTCCACCCATAGACAATTCAAAGGATACCATCCTACCCTTTCCCATATCATCCATTATATTATCGAGTATGTGTTGGGAAAGCTTCAATAGCTTCCTCCCCTCAGGTTTATAAGTTTCTGTTGATGTTTCAATCTTATTTATCCTTAGGGGGGCGCAACCCTCCTCACGGATAGTCTTACGCACAGCCCAGAATAAACATGCCAACAACTTATCCTCCATTGGCAAATCTTCCCCTAAAACTATCTTCTCCATTCTAACACCTATAATGATCTTATATGAGAAGCTACCGACTTGCCCATATCATAACATTTAACCAAATCCTCTTGTGATGGCACATAATCCACTTCTATAGTGGCGAACACCTCAAATCCCGCCTTTGAAAGTTCCTGTTTGAGGTTGTTAACCGCACCACCACCCCAACCTTTAGAACCGAATACAACTGCAAGTCTCCTGAAACCGGTCCTGTCAAATGCAAGACCCCTCAGATAATATGTTAAGTCTCCAAGGCTTGGGAATGGCCCGTTAAAGATCGTGGGACTCCCAACAAATATGGCCTTACTTTCAAGTATATCCTTTACTATTTCACTTCTTTCATCCTCATGTAGAAAATACATGGAGACGTCTACTTCTTCACTCATAGCCCCCTCTGCGAGGGCATGCGCCAACCTTTGGGTGGAATAATGCATTGTATCATATATTATAGTGATCTTATCTTCACATCTTCCCGCAGCCCAATTCTTATATGCGTTTATGATCTTCTCGGGTCTGGTCCATATTTGTCCATGAGATGGTGCTATCATCTTTATCCTGTCAAGGAGTCCAAGATCTTCCACTTCTTTGAGTTTCCTCAACACCAGCGGTGATAATGGTGTTATAAGATTCGCATAGAATTTCCTGGCAGCATCCATTAGAATATAATCATCAATATCCTTGTCAAAGCGTCTATTGTAACATAGGTGTTGTCCGAAGGCGTCATTGGAGAAGAGCATACCATCCTCAGATAGGAATGTGAACATGCTATCAGGCCAGTGAAGCATAGGAGCCTCAAGGAACATGAGGTTTTTACCGCCAAGGTCTAGGCTGTCACCAGTCCTGACTATCTCTATCCTAGAATCCTCTAATGGCGGGTAATGCCTCTTTAATCCCTCTGCTGCTTTCCCTGTGCAGTAGATGGGTGCATTATATTTCTTCCAAACCTCCAGTAGCGACCCGCTATGATCCCTCTCAATATGATTTTGTATTATCACATCAATCTCGTCTCTTCCCTCTTTTCGAAGAGCGTCACTTATCCTTGCCATCATCTGCGCAGAAGTCCCAGGGTATGTGTTATCTATAAGGGCGACCCTATCCTCACCGAATATAAGGTACACATTATATGTTGTCCCCCTCAGGGTGTAACCATGGTAGCTTCTAATATCCCAGTCCAAGACCCCAACCCAATAAACATTATCCACAATTTTCACAGCATCAGCCTTCATATTAATACACCAATATTAGTATGATGGAACTTATATTAACTTGTAATGTTAACAGGAAGATGATTCATAAGAGATCTAGATCTGCACAAAAAAATAGAGAGAATGCGCCTACTTCTAATCTTGTACAATTTAGAAATCCCATAAACCCGATGCCACTGTCTTGGGCCAACATTGTAAGATTAACGATCCATAGGGTGGATGGTCTCCTCCATAATCTGTGGATATTAGCAAGTTTTCGCAGTGACCATCATTTATGAGATCTTCCCTCTATCGTAAAAACTATCGCAATAGGATAGTTGCTGAATTTATCCACGGGAACTCATGGGTTATAGTACACCTCCAATGCCCTCGGAGCATCATTCGGTTCCCTGGCGGGTGGACTTGACTCATGGGTTATAGTACACCTCCAATGCTAGGTGAATGTGCATTATCATTCGGATTCTCTGAGGAGACCCATACTATAATACGGTCTGGTTTTTCTAGGAATGGTCTGCTCAGATTCTTTAGTTCTGCGCACCCCTTTAATTTTATTTGGGTTTGTACTGCAATAATTTTTTCATTACCAAAATGTTTTTTTTTTTTTTTTTTTTTTTTTTTGGAGGGGATTGGTATGCTCCTGTTAAAATCCTCTCATTCTTCGATTTCATATTTGAATTCCCAGAATGGTTTTCCAGTGATTTGACCCTTTGAGAGGTGTTCCATTTCATGGGATACCCCATAGGCTCCGGATCCTTCAAACTTGACGGGTTCTTTTATCTTTTTAAGTTTTATCTTAAGGTCTAGGGGGTCTAGGCTGGCTTTTATAATATGATCGGCTTCTATCACAACCTTATATGGTCTTTTAACAAGTGCTCTTTCACCCTTCTCTCCACATTTTTCCAGCCTGTATACTGTCCCCTCTTCCTTGAGTATTCTTGGATTCAAGAAGAGGTATACTATTTCTATGGTGCGGCCAACCTTTTTATTCTCATCATATTTTGTGATTTTCTCCTTCACTGTCATGAACTTTTCAGAATTTTTCACAAAACTCCAATCCCCACCAAAACGTATGGAAAAAAGGAGGGGGATGAAAGCGTCAGGGGGGATTCCCAGCCTCTTTATAATCTTTTTTTCCTTTAGGGTGAACTTTAAAAGTTTTTTAAGTTGATGGTATTCCAAGTATATCATCCCATGGAAGAGACTATGGGGTGAGTTTAGTGTAGAAGTCGTCTATAGCCGCGTCAACAACTTCTATTATAGCCTTGTCGAGATCTTCGGGGGATTCATCCACTACAATAGGTATATTATCAGAGTATACCACGTCTAAGCCAGCGTCTAACGCTTCCTTTGTCGCGACGTCTACCGCCGCTGCCTTCAACTCTGTTAACATGACCTCGGCCTCATCTATATACTTTTCTATGTCCTTTTGGAGTAGTGGCCTGTTTGAAAGGTGGTTTGTCGTGCCGACTATATTGCAGTTGTATTTGTCCTCGATGTATGTTACAAGTGTATCCATTACGGATCTTGGGGCTGTTGTGGCGAATAATACACTCTTATCCTCTATATCCTGGAGTGGTTTGGGCCTGAATATTGTTGGTATCACCTTTGCATCAGGGTTTATCTCATTTATGAACTTCTCTATATCCTCTATTTTCTTTTTTGTGGCCATTGGCTCTTCGCACATGGTTAAAACGATCAGATCTGCTAGTTTGATCCTGAATGGTCCGAAGAATTTTGTGATGTTTATCATGGGCTGATTCGCGCCTACTATGACAATATGCCTGTCTGTTTTTACTGGTGGTATGGCCGCCCCACTCCCTTCCATGATAACGAAGTCCGCGTCCACTTCATTCGCGATTTCAGCGCCACGTTTAGCATTTGTTATGAAAACGTCACCCACCATACCCCCACCGCATCTCCTGCATCCTATGGTTAATATCCTGCTCATGAGCGCGTCCTCCCAATGGTCTGAGGCAGCGTGCACTCCCTTGTATGCCTGTTCTATCAGATACTCTGGTGTTATGCTTATTTTATCGCCGCGGACTATCTCTGGTTCCTCCGGGCCTCCGCGGCCCATGGCAACAACACATGGGTTATAATCTTTTTCATGGATTAAACGGGCAGCGTATGCGGATACTGCTGTTTTACCTATCCTTTTGCCTGTTCCGAGTATTTTAATTGATGGTTTTTCGAGGACCTCATATTCTGTCAGTGGCTGGAACTCAAAATCTGGGCCTCTGTAAATCGCACCCTCTTCCAATACTATGCTTGCTATGTTAAACCTTTTGGAGTAATCTAATACTGGTTCGTCACTTAAATCCATAACAACATCCGCATCATATTTCCTTATAATCTTTCTTATGAGATTATAGGGGATTTTATGCGGATCCTCACCAAAGTAGACCGGTTTTTCCATGATCTTAGCATATTCCTCTGGGGAGGATGTTTTAAGCTTCTCGGTACCCCCTATGAATACAAGAGCCCTAACATCTACATGTTCGATACAATCAAGGGTTTCAATTGCAGACTTTGTAACGGGGAGATAATGTTCACCGTCAACAAGACAAATAATATTCTCCATAGCTTTCATTCTTCGACACCTTCTGCTGGTTTTTAAGTAGATTGTTAATATTAAATATTTAATAATTTCTGAATCACGACTTTACATTAAAATGGGGGAAGGAAATTTATTTTTTATTTGAGTTAAAAGAAAATTATGACTTCCATTTTGTGGGATAACTCTGATCCTTCTAGTCAAGCGCCACCACAGAACGCCGAGGGTTGGCCTATTTTACTTCTATGTTAGCCTCCATCTTTGCAAGTTCCTTTTTTGATCTTTTAGCGAGCTCTGATAGGCCATTCACGATGTTTGGTGGGAGTGTGTCATTTCCCTGTTTTGCGAGTATTTCTGAAATGGCTGTTGAAAGTACAAAAATAGCATATTTATGTTCCGCCTTTGTCCGGTGGATGTGATGGGGGCTTATGTTAAGTGAAAAATACTTCTCACACTCTTTTTCTATGTCATAACCATTTTCAAGATATTTTAGGATATATACCAGAAATTGATGTAGTTGTATCACCTCATCCTTATACATGGGTACCAGCCTCGACTCCCTCCATATCAGAGTAGTCATGAAGATTATATAAACCTAATGTTAGGGAATCAAAAATAACCCACTGGTACACCAAAAACATACTATTAGGCCCCTCTATGAATTTTCTTTAATGTACCCTAGCTTATATATAATCTTCCTCTTTTATATACCTTGTGTAACTGGGAAAAATTATAATTCAATTTGAATTTAACCCCACATCATCAAAAAAAAAGTTCCCAGAAGATCCTCAACACAACCCCCCCACAAGACCAGAGAAACCAAACACACACCTTAAAACTCCACCCCCCAACTACCCACCAAGATTCCATGTCCAAAAAACTTACCACCCCCATACAATAACATAAGCCTGAGGCGACAATGAATAGGCCTATGTGAAGTGCCCCTTCCCAGAGGATATCAATGATGAACACATCTACTAAATATCACCAGTAACAGATGGGTGAAAGATCATGAAAAAAACTCGCGGGTAGCACCATTGTTCGTTTTCATTGTAAAATTATAGATAGCCCAACGTAGGCTAAATACAAAATTTCACCCCCGCAATTTTAATAATAGCATTCACAATTGGAGTATGGTTTCCTCCCAGCTTCCCCACCCAAAACCAGCCACACATTCCCCCCACAACATTTACAATAGGAATGTTCCTTACAAGACTGAAGATTCTTACTAGCCCCCACACACTTGTAAATGCTATCGCATTCCTCTCAAAACACAAACGTCAAGATGGAAAGCACAAATAATGTTACACATGAAAAGATACTCAATTCTAAGCGGTCTCATTTCACCCGTGTGGTTTTCCGCAAGTCCACCATCCCCACGCCCAAGTTGAAGTAACAGCCATTTGAAATCTACAAAAACACTACCACCTAGGATAATAAACCCACCTATGGTATCCCATGATCAGCCCCCCACAGGTTGACCTCCCAACCCACCATAGGAGCCTGTAACATAACAGATAGTCTCCCCCGCCAAGGATAATCTCCTAGGAAATGGTTAAGATCGACCTCCTAAAACCCCATGGGTATTTAAATTAACATCTAATAAAATTAATCTTTGTGATAGTATGCAGATCATAGAATTCGAAGCCCACATGATCGAAGAACTTGTGAAAAGATCCTCACCAAATATCGATAACGTGACAGAACCCGTTAAGACCATAATTGAAGAGGTTAGAAAAGACGGTGACAAAGCCCTCAGGAAATTCACAAAGAAATTCGATGGCGCCGAAATCGAGGAATTCAAAGTTACAAGAAATGAAATAGAAGAAAGCTATAAGCATATAGATAAAAAGGTGAAAAATGCATTGAATATGGCGGCTGCAAACATCAAAGAATTTCACAGACTACAACTCCCAAGCCAATGGCTAAAGAAGATAAACAGGGGTATAATCGGGGGTCAAATTATAAGAGCAATTGGAAGTGTAGGCTGCTACATACCCGGAGGAAGGGCAGTTTATCCTTCCACCGCCCTCATGACAATAATACCCGCCAAGATCGCTGGCGTCAAAAGGATAATCTGCTGCACCCCACCAAACAAAGACGGAACCGTGAATGAAGCCACAATAGTAGCAGCTGACATGGCCGGAGCAGATGAAATATACAAGGTTGGGGGAGTTCAGGCCATAGCTGCCATGGCCTATGGAACCGAAACCATAGACCCCGTTGATAAGATCGTCGGACCCGGGAACATATTCGTGGCAGCGGCTAAAAAGTTGGTATATGGGGATGTGGATATCGATTTTATCGCAGGCCCATCAGAAGTTCTAATAATAGCCGATGAAGGGGCTAACCCAGAGTATATAGCAGTTGA encodes:
- a CDS encoding CDGSH iron-sulfur domain-containing protein yields the protein MVPKLQVETPYISRALTFEGEKVRLTDLPELCDHSRFCMRAGGIRNLIKKGDPESIKIAVEEATICPSGRLVLWSKEKGTAYEKEFEKSIVVIHDKQKKCEGPLWVRGGIPIESSDGYEYEIRNRVTLCRCGLSENKPFCDGSHWMTSQEKAAFKKKWGIIKNGRSELPLPDGRGFLLQRRDLPS
- a CDS encoding acetate uptake transporter, coding for MDMGQETVTIVDKTANPAPLGLLGFGMTTVLLNVHNAGLIPITSMILAMGFAYGGIAQILACAMEYKKGNTFATLAFGSYGLFWWSLVFLLMVPQVTIFKTVGTPVQAADPASLAAYLFMWGLFTLLMFIATLRLSRGLQVIFISLAILFFLLTIGELTGSKLVTMIAGYEGIFTGASAIYVGLGEVINEVYGGNVVPL
- the acs gene encoding acetate--CoA ligase, encoding MSEDTTVLLEEKRVFKPNYKIVEEAHIKNWEAELEKGKNIEKYWAEKAKELEWFQKWDKVLDGSNKPFYKWFTNGKINMTYNAVDRWIHTSKRNQVAILYVNERGDEEKLTYYELYRQVNKMANALKSLGIKKGDVVALYMPMCPEAVITMLACAKIGAPHTVIYSGLSVGALVERVNDAKAKIIVTADGTYRRGKVIELKKIVDEAVLRCPTVQTTVILEHTGIPIELSDISGKEVLFDSIIEGEDDKCEPEIMDAEDPLFILYTSGTTGKPKGVVHTTGGYMVGTSTTTKMVFDIHDDDIFWCTADIGWITGHSYIVYGPLLVGTTTVVYEGAPDYPDPGVWWRIIEEHGITKFYTAPTAIRHLMRFGDKYPRLYDLSSLKILGSVGEPINPEAWIWYYKNIGRERCPIMDTWWQTETGMHLVSPLPVTPLKPGSVTKPLPGIEAEVVDKDGKPVPPGKGGHLVIKTPWPAMLRTLYKDEKRYIETYWENIPGGVYTTGDMAHMDEDGYIWIQGRSDDVLNIAGHRVGTAEVESAFVSHPAVAEAAVIGKSDPIKGEVIKAFLILKEGYNLNTALIGDLKKHVRHELGPVAVIGEMVQVDKLPKTRSGKIMRRILRAKEEGLELGDTSTLEE
- the thsA gene encoding thermosome subunit alpha, whose translation is MAQLTGSQPILILPKGTTRYVGKEAQRMNIIAGRILAETIRTTLGPKGMDKMLVDSLGDIVVTNDGVTILKEMDIAHPAAKMLVEVAKTQEDEVGDGTTTAVIITGELLKKAEELLEMGVHPTIIVQGYREAAKKAQEILDSIAINARDRGTLLKVAMTAMTGKGAEKARESLAELVVDAILQVEDNGEIDKDNINIHRILGGSIDDSMIVNGIAIDKGRADHAMPKRVENAKIALLKYPIEVKELETDAKIRLTDPSQMQAFIEQEEQMIKEMVQKIIDSGANVLFCQKGIDDLALHYLSREGIYALKRVRKSDMQRLERATGARLVTNIEDLTEEDLGEAGVVYEKKIFDELLTFVEDCRDPKALSIILRGSTRQVAEEVERAIEDAIGVVSATVEDEKVVAGGGAPEVEIAKRLKDYSESISGREQLAVAAFAEALEVVPKTLAENAGLDSIDTLVDLRAAHEESPYMGLDVFKGEVVDMKEAGVLEPHRVKRQAIQSAAEAAEMILRIDDMIAAKGFEVSKKESEGGGMEGMGGMPPM
- a CDS encoding FprA family A-type flavoprotein; protein product: MKADAVKIVDNVYWVGVLDWDIRSYHGYTLRGTTYNVYLIFGEDRVALIDNTYPGTSAQMMARISDALRKEGRDEIDVIIQNHIERDHSGSLLEVWKKYNAPIYCTGKAAEGLKRHYPPLEDSRIEIVRTGDSLDLGGKNLMFLEAPMLHWPDSMFTFLSEDGMLFSNDAFGQHLCYNRRFDKDIDDYILMDAARKFYANLITPLSPLVLRKLKEVEDLGLLDRIKMIAPSHGQIWTRPEKIINAYKNWAAGRCEDKITIIYDTMHYSTQRLAHALAEGAMSEEVDVSMYFLHEDERSEIVKDILESKAIFVGSPTIFNGPFPSLGDLTYYLRGLAFDRTGFRRLAVVFGSKGWGGGAVNNLKQELSKAGFEVFATIEVDYVPSQEDLVKCYDMGKSVASHIRSL
- a CDS encoding RimK/LysX family protein: MIYLEYHQLKKLLKFTLKEKKIIKRLGIPPDAFIPLLFSIRFGGDWSFVKNSEKFMTVKEKITKYDENKKVGRTIEIVYLFLNPRILKEEGTVYRLEKCGEKGERALVKRPYKVVIEADHIIKASLDPLDLKIKLKKIKEPVKFEGSGAYGVSHEMEHLSKGQITGKPFWEFKYEIEE
- a CDS encoding 2,3-diphosphoglycerate synthetase, coding for MKAMENIICLVDGEHYLPVTKSAIETLDCIEHVDVRALVFIGGTEKLKTSSPEEYAKIMEKPVYFGEDPHKIPYNLIRKIIRKYDADVVMDLSDEPVLDYSKRFNIASIVLEEGAIYRGPDFEFQPLTEYEVLEKPSIKILGTGKRIGKTAVSAYAARLIHEKDYNPCVVAMGRGGPEEPEIVRGDKISITPEYLIEQAYKGVHAASDHWEDALMSRILTIGCRRCGGGMVGDVFITNAKRGAEIANEVDADFVIMEGSGAAIPPVKTDRHIVIVGANQPMINITKFFGPFRIKLADLIVLTMCEEPMATKKKIEDIEKFINEINPDAKVIPTIFRPKPLQDIEDKSVLFATTAPRSVMDTLVTYIEDKYNCNIVGTTNHLSNRPLLQKDIEKYIDEAEVMLTELKAAAVDVATKEALDAGLDVVYSDNIPIVVDESPEDLDKAIIEVVDAAIDDFYTKLTP
- a CDS encoding UPF0058 family protein, whose amino-acid sequence is MYKDEVIQLHQFLVYILKYLENGYDIEKECEKYFSLNISPHHIHRTKAEHKYAIFVLSTAISEILAKQGNDTLPPNIVNGLSELAKRSKKELAKMEANIEVK
- the hisD gene encoding histidinol dehydrogenase, which produces MQIIEFEAHMIEELVKRSSPNIDNVTEPVKTIIEEVRKDGDKALRKFTKKFDGAEIEEFKVTRNEIEESYKHIDKKVKNALNMAAANIKEFHRLQLPSQWLKKINRGIIGGQIIRAIGSVGCYIPGGRAVYPSTALMTIIPAKIAGVKRIICCTPPNKDGTVNEATIVAADMAGADEIYKVGGVQAIAAMAYGTETIDPVDKIVGPGNIFVAAAKKLVYGDVDIDFIAGPSEVLIIADEGANPEYIAVEMIAQAEHDPDAASVLVTPSRSLGEKVYNILEEKVKYAKRGEIIRKSLEDYGKIIIVKDLKEAVYFSNEYAPEHLIIMTKDPEILLDEIENAGSIFLGELTPVSAGDYGSGTNHVLPTSGCAKMYSGLSTESFLKKPTVQILSEDGLKTLKDIVIPLAEYEGLYAHAESFKKRLMR